A single window of Poecilia reticulata strain Guanapo linkage group LG10, Guppy_female_1.0+MT, whole genome shotgun sequence DNA harbors:
- the hdx gene encoding highly divergent homeobox isoform X2, with amino-acid sequence MAASFPSSSDMDAWPQRRGLQTMNLRSVFTAEQQRILERYYENGMTNQSKACFQLILQCAQEAKLDFSVVRTWVGNKRRKLASKVEQNGSASHPLSSHGIAGGLLSGPALAGSMLSNHSLATGALLPADIAAARNIQNRVHLLPPSSSFPALSSASSSPSSSSPLSSGSNNNNNDVILTGIYSLNPVPRSRPRPQDPQSQSDSEISIRTSSSLINQALQSRSTSTSLPIHSKLLTPSATLPPLTSASGSLVYTAIRKGTLSVGDGGISAGAGLVPHSWTRQYGTVQTRPWSSSSQSQSQLQPRPHSNPQPQPPAPQKPRASLPAQNAGPSSEQTPRIQQVFTLSEKGDRERPRPGQASAPRSQETHRPTPHPLDAGHNFSIAMETGNEEDEWLREEELANMAAQTHIHREQSVTNPTGGEASKGNRTPPATGSRPAAHPGNAALQGSYSLTVQTSLPGEPSSQPSLGVSAAPWVINSSRKRTLQDRTQFSDGDLVQLKRYWDRGMTSLGSVCREKIAAAANQLNVDTEIVKTWISNRRRKYRLMGIEIPPPKGGPAVFTNPSPGSQSPAAASPDEDHLRTPELPDDLTDGGSVCMSEDGTVDSHHRDGDDESYTSTAAPLANNVIEVIDEDEEADEAGDLMVSDLEQMQNLLEFKHEEVQFLENELENQKQKYQELANFTESLLSAVRDNDLERQKELLASLPQTSDQDWDEAAERNAQTDPTPDHRTQTDGSAQAGEKLPPVDANQDRSATEVTEPSASEEEGTELK; translated from the exons ATGGCTGCCTCGTTCCCCTCTAGTAGTGATATGGATGCGTGGCCACAGAGGCGTGGCCTGCAGACT ATGAACCTTCGGTCTGTATTCACGGCTGAGCAGCAGAGAATCCTGGAACGCTACTATGAGAACGGGATGACCAACCAGAGCAAGGCATGCTTCCAGCTGATTCTGCAGTGTGCTCAAGAGGCAAAGTTGGACTTCAGTGTTGTCCGG ACATGGGTTGGCAACAAACGACGAAAACTGGCCTCCAAAGTCGAGCAGAACGGAAGCGCGTCTCATCCCTTGTCGAGCCACGGAATAGCTGGAGGGCTGCTCTCCGGTCCCGCCCTGGCTGGAAGCATGCTGTCCAATCACAGCCTAGCAACGGGGGCGCTGCTTCCTGCTGACATAGCCGCTGCCCGAAACATCCAGAACCGCGTACAcctcctccctccatcctcGTCTTTCCCCGCTCTCTCTTCGGCGTCTTCCTCTCCGTCGTCATCCTCACCCCTCAGCAGCggaagcaacaacaacaacaatgacGTAATACTGACTGGGATTTACTCTCTGAACCCCGTCCCCCGCTCTCGACCGAGACCCCAGGACCCCCAGTCTCAGTCGGACTCCGAGATCTCCATCCGCACGTCTTCGTCTCTGATCAACCAGGCTCTGCAGAGCAGGAGCACTTCCACGTCCTTACCCATCCACTCCAAGTTACTGACCCCGTCTGCCACGCTCCCGCCCCTGACGTCAGCCTCAGGTTCTTTAGTCTACACTGCAATCAGGAAGGGCACTTTATCCGTTGGGGACGGGGGGATAAGTGCCGGCGCAGGGCTGGTACCCCACAGCTGGACTAGACAATACGGTACCGTGCAAACTCGCCCTTGGTCGTCGTCTTCACAATCCCAATCTCAGCTTCAGCCCAGACCTCACTCCAACCCCCAACCTCAACCGCCTGCGCCGCAAAAGCCTCGAGCCTCCCTTCCGGCCCAGAATGCAGGGCCCTCTTCCGAGCAAACGCCTCGCATTCAGCAAGTCTTCACCCTGTCGGAGAAGGGCGACAGGGAGCGCCCGAGGCCTGGGCAAGCGTCCGCTCCAAGAAGCCAGGAGACCCACAGGCCGACGCCTCACCCTCTGGATGCCGGTCACAACTTCTCCATTGCCATGGAAACGGGAAACGAAGAGGACGAGTGGCTGAGGGAGGAGGAGTTGGCCAACATGGCCGCCCAGACACACATCCACAGGGAGCAGTCGGTGACCAACCCGACGGGAGGCGAAGCGTCCAAGGGAAACCGCACTCCTCCCGCCACGGGCTCCAGACCGGCGGCGCATCCCGGCAACGCGGCACTTCAGGGCAGCTACTCCCTCACCGTACAGACCTCACTCCCAGGAGAACCCAGCTCACAG ccTTCACTCGGTGTGTCTGCTGCCCCCTGGGTAATCAACAGCTCCAGAAAGAGAACA CTGCAGGATCGGACCCAGTTCAGCGACGGCGACCTCGTCCAGCTGAAGCGCTACTGGGACCGCGGCATGACCAGTCTGGGCTCGGTGTGCAGAGAGAAGATCGCCGCTGCAGCCAACCAGCTCAACGTAGACACTGAGATCGTCAAG ACGTGGATCAGCAACAGACGGAGGAAGTACCGCCTGATGGGGATCGAAATCCCGCCCCCTAAAGGCGGGCCCGCCGTGTTCACCAACCCGTCTCCAGGAAGCCAGTCGCCGGCGGCCGCCAGCCCCGACGAGGATCACCTCAGAACGCCCGAACTCCCGGATGACCTGACCGACGGCGGCTCGGTCTGCATGTCTGAAG ACGGGACTGTCGATTCACACCACAGAGACGGAGACGATGAAAGTTACACATCCACTGCTGCTCCACTGGCCAATAATGTG ATCGAAGTAATCGATGAGGATGAAGAAGCTGATGAAGCTGGCGACTTGATGGTGTCAGACCTCGAGCAAATGCAGAACCTGCTGGAATTTAAG caCGAGGAAGTGCAGTTCCTAGAGAACGAGCTAGAgaaccaaaaacagaaataccaGGAGCTCGCTAACTTCACAGAGAGCCTGCTCAGCGCTGTGAGGGACAACGACCTGGAGAGACAGAAG GAACTTTTGGCCAGTCTACCTCAGACGTCAGACCAGGACTGGGACGAGGCGGCGGAGAGGAACGCCCAGACGGATCCGACGCCCGACCACAGAACCCAGACGGACGGCTCGGCTCAGGCTGGCGAAAAACTCCCGCCGGTCGACGCAAACCAAGACCGCTCGGCAACCGAAGTCACCGAGCCCTCTGCATCAGAGGAAGAAGGGACAGAACTGAAGTGA
- the hdx gene encoding highly divergent homeobox isoform X1, translated as MAASFPSSSDMDAWPQRRGLQTMNLRSVFTAEQQRILERYYENGMTNQSKACFQLILQCAQEAKLDFSVVRTWVGNKRRKLASKVEQNGSASHPLSSHGIAGGLLSGPALAGSMLSNHSLATGALLPADIAAARNIQNRVHLLPPSSSFPALSSASSSPSSSSPLSSGSNNNNNDVILTGIYSLNPVPRSRPRPQDPQSQSDSEISIRTSSSLINQALQSRSTSTSLPIHSKLLTPSATLPPLTSASGSLVYTAIRKGTLSVGDGGISAGAGLVPHSWTRQYGTVQTRPWSSSSQSQSQLQPRPHSNPQPQPPAPQKPRASLPAQNAGPSSEQTPRIQQVFTLSEKGDRERPRPGQASAPRSQETHRPTPHPLDAGHNFSIAMETGNEEDEWLREEELANMAAQTHIHREQSVTNPTGGEASKGNRTPPATGSRPAAHPGNAALQGSYSLTVQTSLPGEPSSQPSLGVSAAPWVINSSRKRTLQDRTQFSDGDLVQLKRYWDRGMTSLGSVCREKIAAAANQLNVDTEIVKTWISNRRRKYRLMGIEIPPPKGGPAVFTNPSPGSQSPAAASPDEDHLRTPELPDDLTDGGSVCMSEDGTVDSHHRDGDDESYTSTAAPLANNVKIEVIDEDEEADEAGDLMVSDLEQMQNLLEFKHEEVQFLENELENQKQKYQELANFTESLLSAVRDNDLERQKELLASLPQTSDQDWDEAAERNAQTDPTPDHRTQTDGSAQAGEKLPPVDANQDRSATEVTEPSASEEEGTELK; from the exons ATGGCTGCCTCGTTCCCCTCTAGTAGTGATATGGATGCGTGGCCACAGAGGCGTGGCCTGCAGACT ATGAACCTTCGGTCTGTATTCACGGCTGAGCAGCAGAGAATCCTGGAACGCTACTATGAGAACGGGATGACCAACCAGAGCAAGGCATGCTTCCAGCTGATTCTGCAGTGTGCTCAAGAGGCAAAGTTGGACTTCAGTGTTGTCCGG ACATGGGTTGGCAACAAACGACGAAAACTGGCCTCCAAAGTCGAGCAGAACGGAAGCGCGTCTCATCCCTTGTCGAGCCACGGAATAGCTGGAGGGCTGCTCTCCGGTCCCGCCCTGGCTGGAAGCATGCTGTCCAATCACAGCCTAGCAACGGGGGCGCTGCTTCCTGCTGACATAGCCGCTGCCCGAAACATCCAGAACCGCGTACAcctcctccctccatcctcGTCTTTCCCCGCTCTCTCTTCGGCGTCTTCCTCTCCGTCGTCATCCTCACCCCTCAGCAGCggaagcaacaacaacaacaatgacGTAATACTGACTGGGATTTACTCTCTGAACCCCGTCCCCCGCTCTCGACCGAGACCCCAGGACCCCCAGTCTCAGTCGGACTCCGAGATCTCCATCCGCACGTCTTCGTCTCTGATCAACCAGGCTCTGCAGAGCAGGAGCACTTCCACGTCCTTACCCATCCACTCCAAGTTACTGACCCCGTCTGCCACGCTCCCGCCCCTGACGTCAGCCTCAGGTTCTTTAGTCTACACTGCAATCAGGAAGGGCACTTTATCCGTTGGGGACGGGGGGATAAGTGCCGGCGCAGGGCTGGTACCCCACAGCTGGACTAGACAATACGGTACCGTGCAAACTCGCCCTTGGTCGTCGTCTTCACAATCCCAATCTCAGCTTCAGCCCAGACCTCACTCCAACCCCCAACCTCAACCGCCTGCGCCGCAAAAGCCTCGAGCCTCCCTTCCGGCCCAGAATGCAGGGCCCTCTTCCGAGCAAACGCCTCGCATTCAGCAAGTCTTCACCCTGTCGGAGAAGGGCGACAGGGAGCGCCCGAGGCCTGGGCAAGCGTCCGCTCCAAGAAGCCAGGAGACCCACAGGCCGACGCCTCACCCTCTGGATGCCGGTCACAACTTCTCCATTGCCATGGAAACGGGAAACGAAGAGGACGAGTGGCTGAGGGAGGAGGAGTTGGCCAACATGGCCGCCCAGACACACATCCACAGGGAGCAGTCGGTGACCAACCCGACGGGAGGCGAAGCGTCCAAGGGAAACCGCACTCCTCCCGCCACGGGCTCCAGACCGGCGGCGCATCCCGGCAACGCGGCACTTCAGGGCAGCTACTCCCTCACCGTACAGACCTCACTCCCAGGAGAACCCAGCTCACAG ccTTCACTCGGTGTGTCTGCTGCCCCCTGGGTAATCAACAGCTCCAGAAAGAGAACA CTGCAGGATCGGACCCAGTTCAGCGACGGCGACCTCGTCCAGCTGAAGCGCTACTGGGACCGCGGCATGACCAGTCTGGGCTCGGTGTGCAGAGAGAAGATCGCCGCTGCAGCCAACCAGCTCAACGTAGACACTGAGATCGTCAAG ACGTGGATCAGCAACAGACGGAGGAAGTACCGCCTGATGGGGATCGAAATCCCGCCCCCTAAAGGCGGGCCCGCCGTGTTCACCAACCCGTCTCCAGGAAGCCAGTCGCCGGCGGCCGCCAGCCCCGACGAGGATCACCTCAGAACGCCCGAACTCCCGGATGACCTGACCGACGGCGGCTCGGTCTGCATGTCTGAAG ACGGGACTGTCGATTCACACCACAGAGACGGAGACGATGAAAGTTACACATCCACTGCTGCTCCACTGGCCAATAATGTG AAGATCGAAGTAATCGATGAGGATGAAGAAGCTGATGAAGCTGGCGACTTGATGGTGTCAGACCTCGAGCAAATGCAGAACCTGCTGGAATTTAAG caCGAGGAAGTGCAGTTCCTAGAGAACGAGCTAGAgaaccaaaaacagaaataccaGGAGCTCGCTAACTTCACAGAGAGCCTGCTCAGCGCTGTGAGGGACAACGACCTGGAGAGACAGAAG GAACTTTTGGCCAGTCTACCTCAGACGTCAGACCAGGACTGGGACGAGGCGGCGGAGAGGAACGCCCAGACGGATCCGACGCCCGACCACAGAACCCAGACGGACGGCTCGGCTCAGGCTGGCGAAAAACTCCCGCCGGTCGACGCAAACCAAGACCGCTCGGCAACCGAAGTCACCGAGCCCTCTGCATCAGAGGAAGAAGGGACAGAACTGAAGTGA
- the rps6kal gene encoding ribosomal protein S6 kinase alpha-6, giving the protein MEVNSVSSEVNGHQIMDEPMEEGESFSHCEDGTYKEIPITHHVKEGCEKADPSQFELLKVLGQGSFGKVFLVRKIVGPDGGQLYAMKVLKKASLKVRDRVRTKMERDILVEVNHPFIVKLHYAFQTEGKLYLILDFLRGGDVFTRLSKEVMFTEEDVKFYLAELALALDHLHNLGIVYRDLKPENILLDEAGHIKLTDFGLSKESVDADKKAYSFCGTVEYMAPEVVNRRGHTQSADWWSLGVLMFEMLTGTLPFQGKDRNETMNMILKAKLGMPQFLSLEAQSLLRMLFKRNPANRLGAGPDGVEEIKRHAFFSTIDWNKLFRRELQPPFKPAAGKPDDTFCFDPEFTAKTPKDSPGIPPSANAHQLFKGFSFVAPAPMDENKSSPLLSILPIVQVHGGSTKFSDLYELQEDIGVGSYSICKRCVHRVSGADYAVKIIDKSKRDPSEEIEILMRYGQHPNIITLKDVYDEDRYVYLVTELMKGGELLDRILRQKFFSEREASAVLYTITKTVDYLHCQGVVHRDLKPSNILYMDDSGNPDSIRICDFGFAKQLRGGNGLLLTPCYTANFVAPEVLMRQGYDAACDIWSLGVLLYTMLAGYTPFANGPNDTPEEILLRIGSGKFSLTGGNWDTVSDSSKDLLSHMLHVDPHQRYTAEQVLKHSWITCRDNLPHFQLTRHDAPHLVKGAMAATYSALSQKTSQPVLEPVAASSLAQRRSMKKLTSTDM; this is encoded by the exons ATGGAGGTAAACAGCGTTAGCAGCGAG GTCAATGGACATCAGATCATGGATGAGCCCATGGAGGAGGGAGAGTCTTTCTCACACTGT GAAGACGGGACGTATAAAGAGATTCCCATCACCCATCATGTGAAAGAGGGCTGTGAGAAAGCGGATCCGTCTCAGTTTGAACTTCTTAAAGTCCTCGGTCAGGGCTCTTTTGGCAAG GTGTTTCTCGTCCGAAAGATTGTGGGTCCAGACGGCGGACAGTTATATGCAATGAAAGTACTAAAAAAAGCATCTTTGAAAG TCAGGGACAGAGTTCGCACTAAGATGGAAAGAGACATTTTAGTGGAAGTTAATCATCCCTTCATAGTGAAATTGCACTATG CCTTTCAGACAGAAGGGAAATTGTATTTAATACTGGACTTTCTCAGGGGAGGGGATGTATTCACTCGCTTATCCAAAGAG GTTATGTTTACAGAGGAAGATGTGAAATTCTACCTTGCAGAGCTGGCTCTGGCCCTCGACCATCTGCACAACCTGGGCATAGTTTACAGAGATCTCAAGCCAGAGAA CATCTTACTCGATGAAGCTGGACATATAAAGTTAACAG ACTTTGGCTTGAGTAAAGAGTCAGTAGATGCTGATAAGAAGGCGTATTCCTTCTGTGGTACGGTGGAGTATATGGCCCCTGAGGTGGTCAACAGAAGAGGACACACGCAGAGCGCAGACTGGTGGTCTCTGGGAGTACTTATG tTTGAGATGCTAACGGGGACGTTACCTTTCCAAGGGAAAGACCGGAACGAGACCATGAACATGATTCTTAA AGCTAAGTTGGGAATGCCACAGTTCCTAAGTTTGGAAGCCCAGAGTTTGCTGCGAATGCTGTTTAAACGCAACCCCGCTAACAGACTGG GGGCCGGGCCTGATGGAGTGGAGGAGATCAAACGGCACGCTTTCTTTTCCACCATTGACTGGAAT AAACTGTTCAGAAGAGAACTCCAGCCCCCGTTCAAGCCCGCAGCTGGTAAACCGGACGACACTTTCTGCTTCGACCCCGagttcactgcaaaaacgccTAAAG ACTCCCCGGGCATCCCACCCAGCGCAAATGCCCACCAACTCTTCAAAGGCTTCAGCTTCGTCGCTCCGGCTCCGATGGACGAGAACAAGAGCTCCCCGCTGCTCAGCATTCTCCCCATAGTTCAG GTGCACGGGGGCTCAACCAAGTTCTCCGATCTGTACGAGCTCCAGGAAGACATCGGCGTCGGCTCGTACTCCATCTGCAAACGCTGCGTGCACAGGGTTTCTGGAGCTGACTATGCTGTGAAG ATCATTGATAAAAGCAAGAGGGACCCGTCAGAGGAGATAGAAATCCTGATGCGATACGGACAGCACCCCAACATCATCACTCTGAAAGAT gtgTACGACGAGGACAGGTACGTGTACCTGGTGACTGAGCTGATGAAGGGCGGGGAGCTGCTGGACCGGATCCTCAGGCAGAAGTTTTTCTCCGAAAGAGAGGCCAGCGCTGTGCTCTACACCATCACCAAGACCGTCGACTACCTCCACTGCCAAGGG GTGGTACATCGAGACCTGAAGCCCAGCAACATCCTCTACATGGATGACTCCGGGAATCCCGACTCCATCAGGATTTGTGACTTCGGGTTCGCCAAGCAGCTCCGAGGAGGAAACGGGCTGCTGCTGACCCCCTGCTACACGGCTAACTTTGTGGCACCAGAG GTACTAATGCGACAAGGCTATGATGCCGCCTGCGATATATGGAGTCTAGGAGTTCTTCTGTACACCATGTTGGCAGG GTACACACCGTTCGCTAACGGGCCAAACGACACACCGGAGGAGATTCTTCTGCGGATAGGATCGGGGAAGTTTTCTTTGACCGGTGGGAACTGGGATACCGTATCGGACTCCTCCAAG GACCTGCTGTCCCACATGCTCCACGTCGACCCCCACCAGCGATACACGGCCGAGCAGGTTCTGAAGCATTCCTGGATCACCTGCAGAGACAACCTGCCACACTTCCAGCTCACACGCCACGACGCCCCGCACCTCGTCAAG GGAGCCATGGCTGCAACTTATTCAGCGCTGAGTCAGAAGACCAGTCAGCCAGTGCTGGAGCCCGTGGCGGCTTCCAGTTTAGCCCAGAGACGCAGCATGAAGAAACTCACCTCAACAGACatgtag